One genomic segment of Amycolatopsis granulosa includes these proteins:
- a CDS encoding RecB family exonuclease has protein sequence MAQTATTEPQLGVRRPALSPSRASDFKQCPLLYRFRAVDRLPEVPTRAQLRGTLVHSVLERLFALPRSERDPDRARGLLSPTWSELAADNPGWAELFGGADGAEIDGWLESATQLLDSYFQLEDPRRFDPEACELHVELELESGVRLRGYVDRLDVAPTGEIRVVDYKTGAAPREIGEAKAMFQMKFYAVVLWRLRGVVPRQLKLMYLTDGQSLAYTPDEAELRRFERTLEAIWQAILKAGRTGDFRPSPSRLCDWCAHQSLCPSFGGTPPEYPGWPEPDPGVETALDRAD, from the coding sequence CCCCCTCCCGGGCCAGCGACTTCAAGCAGTGCCCCCTGCTGTACCGCTTCCGCGCGGTGGACCGCCTGCCGGAGGTGCCGACCAGGGCGCAGCTGCGCGGCACGCTGGTGCACTCGGTCCTGGAGCGGCTGTTCGCGCTGCCCAGGTCCGAGCGTGACCCCGACCGCGCCCGCGGGCTGCTCTCGCCCACCTGGAGCGAGCTGGCGGCGGACAACCCCGGGTGGGCCGAGCTGTTCGGCGGTGCCGACGGTGCGGAGATCGACGGCTGGCTCGAGTCCGCCACCCAGCTGCTGGACAGCTACTTCCAGCTGGAGGACCCGCGCCGGTTCGATCCCGAGGCGTGCGAGCTGCACGTCGAGCTCGAACTGGAGTCGGGGGTCCGGCTGCGCGGGTACGTCGACCGGCTGGACGTCGCGCCGACCGGCGAGATCCGCGTGGTGGACTACAAGACCGGGGCCGCGCCGCGGGAGATCGGCGAGGCCAAGGCGATGTTCCAGATGAAGTTCTACGCCGTGGTGCTGTGGCGGCTGCGTGGCGTGGTGCCGCGTCAGCTCAAGCTGATGTACCTGACCGACGGCCAGTCCCTGGCCTACACACCGGACGAGGCGGAGCTGCGCCGGTTCGAGCGCACGCTGGAGGCGATCTGGCAGGCGATCCTCAAGGCCGGCCGCACCGGCGACTTCCGGCCCAGTCCGAGCCGGCTGTGCGACTGGTGCGCGCACCAGTCGTTGTGCCCGTCGTTCGGCGGTACCCCGCCGGAGTACCCGGGCTGGCCGGAGCCGGACCCTGGCGTGGAGACGGCACTGGACCGGGCGGACTGA